A genomic window from Micromonospora ferruginea includes:
- a CDS encoding LacI family DNA-binding transcriptional regulator — MARAADVSLATASRALNGMRVTPQLRDRVLAAAAQLAYTPNAHARALAGASHRTVGVICHDVTDPYFAAIAGGVMRIAGANDLLVMLASTFRDPEREIAYVSMLRAERAPAILLIGSGFEDARWERAMEAELKPYLDGGGRVAVVSRHRSLKVDSVLPENRAGAAAMARALLELGHRRFAVLSGPHALTTVIDRLGGFRDELAAAGVTLDPAHVVEGPFTRDGGYQAMTELLDRGLDATCVFALTDVMAIGAYAALRDRGLSVPGDVSVAGFDDIPIVRDLTPPLTTVALPLRELGEKVMELALTENTTRRRRIVRMTGEVVVRASTAKVGV, encoded by the coding sequence GTGGCCAGAGCCGCCGACGTCTCGCTGGCCACGGCCTCCCGCGCGCTCAACGGCATGCGCGTCACCCCGCAGTTGCGCGACCGCGTCCTGGCCGCCGCCGCCCAGCTCGCCTACACCCCGAACGCGCACGCCCGGGCGCTCGCCGGCGCCTCCCACCGCACCGTCGGCGTCATCTGCCACGACGTCACCGACCCCTACTTCGCCGCCATCGCCGGCGGGGTCATGCGCATCGCCGGCGCCAACGACCTGCTGGTCATGCTCGCCAGCACGTTCCGCGACCCGGAACGCGAGATCGCGTACGTGTCGATGCTGCGCGCCGAGCGCGCGCCGGCCATCCTGCTCATCGGCTCCGGCTTCGAGGACGCCCGCTGGGAACGGGCCATGGAGGCCGAGCTGAAGCCCTACCTCGACGGCGGCGGCCGGGTCGCCGTGGTCAGCCGGCACCGCAGCCTCAAGGTCGACAGCGTGCTGCCGGAGAACCGGGCCGGCGCCGCCGCCATGGCCCGCGCCCTGCTGGAGTTGGGCCACCGCCGCTTCGCGGTGCTCTCCGGCCCGCACGCCCTCACCACCGTCATCGACCGCCTCGGCGGCTTCCGCGACGAACTCGCCGCCGCCGGCGTCACGCTCGACCCGGCCCACGTGGTGGAGGGGCCGTTCACCCGCGACGGCGGCTACCAGGCGATGACCGAACTGCTCGACCGGGGCCTCGACGCCACCTGCGTGTTCGCCCTGACCGACGTGATGGCCATCGGCGCGTACGCGGCGCTGCGCGACCGCGGGCTCAGCGTGCCCGGCGACGTCTCCGTCGCCGGCTTCGACGACATCCCGATCGTCCGCGACCTCACCCCGCCGCTGACCACGGTGGCGCTGCCGCTGCGCGAACTCGGCGAGAAGGTGATGGAGCTGGCGTTGACCGAGAACACCACCCGCCGGCGACGGATCGTGCGGATGACCGGCGAGGTCGTGGTGCGCGCCAGCACCGCCAAGGTGGGCGTGTGA